Proteins encoded by one window of Channa argus isolate prfri chromosome 1, Channa argus male v1.0, whole genome shotgun sequence:
- the LOC137103935 gene encoding uncharacterized protein isoform X3, with the protein MKKIEWEGKPHLCLFSVKKISPGEEITYNYGHSSYPWRSLESCVEPSTSNTDRYDTSPTSEKKHEDTSHSEEFGSVGDKIPESEQSHGSDGSDNESVQESPVQEDEASEGSDPCSDEDYEPDEADLSTDDDNPANEHKQKPKGLSITKKNFCYVCGKGLTKISRHLFKHAKDEPDIAEALALPKKSKERKNLLNELRNRGNYKHNQEVFRKNSGDLKPKRRPTATKFRAKAYVHCLYCRGMFSRAEMWRHVARCPKKVSHKVSKPGKKRVLNQIDAAESSLPENSQSDVWKLLSAMKQDETAFVIQNDNLLLQLARYLLEKYGSYQKEMRIRQRLREMGRLLLALHEKSIFSFEEAIKPKNFYKVVDTIKGMACFSEKTQSYKKPSLAIKLGHSLKNISIFLLNRTDNNEQTVADAKTFVALCAEEWNELVSHTAYASLNARNVNCPSTIPFTQDVQAFYMYLEATSASAIASIKMYESPQVYNALCRVTLAQAFVLNKGAYEVSRMTLKSFQESGDTTQVLSKNFIRINIPSKNGQNVAVLLTSELVNAITLLVSKRMSCGVHRDNPFLFAQPDGSDSSLYHGAGCSRSFASLCNAKKPAYLRSTRFQKHITRIFQILNLENDELSHLAKLLGCDIRTDRDFYRSPEAAVDLAKIAKLLLAKEKGSLERFEGNSLGEIEIEDELEPDVEKCSLKTSDVNRKNDVSDIQQSDDRQLTPKQDALEHIKACKDKPFLGGKYIDAFKGRGVFTHKSIEPSAFVVEYRGNILTCKETKKKNCGDALEYYLFDFSWNGTNWCIDASEEDGSLGRLVNDDHITPNCEMKKIEWEEKPHLCLFALKKISAGEEITYNYGDLPYPWRSVQEPSEKQKTSQTDVKGTASFPGNERAEASSSADSCCGDDYVPDDPSSDDDSSSNNRQQPQDFSDITDFTELGSSKQQSKKSIDDSSIQQENEEANLDENASYTNRNHCYVCGKAQSKLARHLFTHRKQEAEIAEVFALPRCSKERKIRLQKLRNRGNDKHNQEVLKTGRGELKVRKRKNLPTLSRSCAPCIYCKGMYDRREMWQHLQKCLVRKSLKRPTATNNENSSLVATTVTTPQEISADLKEILKTLKNDEISSAVWNDSYILHLAQYLCQMKAKKIKHKDLKRKLRDMGRLLVALRKKSICSFEEALKPKNFSKVVEAVREVSGFNGETNSSDRSAAFLRLGRSLRKMGNMKYHRALKEDADLATIQEAETFMALCAKEWMAAPLSKLKANTAPNIPFTHDVQLFYQYLETTAASAVSSLTMYESAPVYIALLRVTVALVSVLNKSASDVSRITLQSFNEREETELQEDAAVVQSHFEQILCKRFMKIKLMSKCGKKAESKKVVVTLTPELLNAITLLVHKREACGVHKNNPFLFARPVNICTSFFQGHVCINTLVPRCGAKNLENLRSQFFRKHMAKIFQILSLTNDELGHLAKLLGRDMRTDREYYQMPEAAVDIARILQLLSAMEKGCLEKFEGKSLEEIEIEGLCLV; encoded by the exons ATGAAGAAGATTGAATGGGAGGGGAAGCCACACTTGTGCctgttttctgtgaaaaaaatatctCCAGGCGAGGAGATAACATATAACTATGGGCACTCTTCTTACCCATGGCGCTCTTTG GAGTCCTGTGTTGAACCGAGTACTTCAAACACAGACCGTTATGATACATCACCAACAAGCGAAAAAAAG catGAGGACACTTCCCACTCTGAGGAATTCGGCTCTGTTGGTGATAAAATACCTGAGAGCGAACAAAGCCATGGCAGTGATGGCTCTGACAACGAGTCTGTGCAAGAGAGCCCTGTGCAAGAGGATGAGGCTTCTGAGGGCTCTGATCCGTGCTCTGATGAAGACTATGAACCAGATGAGGCAGATTTGAGCACAGATGACGATAACCCAGCTAATGAGCATAAACAAAAGCCTAAAGGCCTGTCAATAACCAAGAAAAATTTTTGTTACGTTTGCGGAAAAGGTTTGACTAAAATTTCTCGCCATCTTTTCAAGCATGCTAAAGATGAGCCAGATATTGCTGAAGCCTTAGCATTACCCAAAAAGTCCAAGGAACGAAAAAATCTGCTCAATGAGTTACGTAACAGAGGAAATTACAAACACAACCAAGAGGTGTTTAGGAAAAACAGTGgagatttaaaaccaaaaagacGACCCACGGCCACAAAATTCAGGGCTAAAGCATATGTGCACTGTCTGTATTGTAGAGGTATGTTTAGTCGTGCAGAGATGTGGAGGCACGTGGCCAGATGCCCTAAAAAAGTTTCACACAAGGTTTCAAAACCTGGCAAAAAGAGAGTCTTGAATCAAATTGATGCTGCTGAGTCATCATTGCCTGAGAATTCTCAATCTGATGTGTGGAAATTGCTTTCAGCCATGAAACAAGATGAGACTGCTTTCGTGATTCAAAATGATAACCTTCTCCTACAGCTGGCACGCTATCTATTGGAGAAGTATGGAAGTTATCAAAAAGAGATGCGCATCAGACAGAGGTTAAGAGAAATGGGAAGACTCTTGTTAGCGCTGCATGAAAAGTCGATTTTCAGCTTTGAAGAGGCTATAAAACCCAAAAACTTCTACAAAGTTGTTGATACCATCAAAGGCATGGCTTGTTTCAGTGAAAAGACACAGAGCTATAAAAAACCAAGTCTTGCTATAAAATTAGGACATTCACTCAAAAATatctccatcttcctcctcaACAGAACTGACAACAATGAGCAGACAGTGGCCGACGCTAAGACATTCGTGGCACTGTGTGCCGAAGAATGGAACGAGCTTGTCTCCCACACAGCCTATGCTTCGTTGAATGCGCGAAACGTAAACTGCCCATCTACAATACCTTTCACACAGGACGTGCAGGCTTTCTACATGTACTTAGAAGCAACATCAGCTTCTGCCATCGCATCCATTAAAATGTACGAAAGCCCACAGGTCTACAATGCACTTTGCAGAGTAACACTTGCACAAGCATTTGTCTTGAACAAAGGTGCATATGAGGTTTCAAGGATGACACTGAAGTCATTTCAGGAAAGTGGCGACACTACCCAGGTGTTGTCCAAAAACTTCATCAGAATAAACATCCCGAGCAAGAACGGACAAAATGTTGCCGTGTTGTTGACTTCTGAACTTGTCAATGCAATAACTCTCCTTGTGAGCAAGAGAATGTCATGTGGCGTACACAGAGACAATCCTTTCTTGTTTGCACAGCCTGATGGTTCAGATTCAAGCTTGTACCACGGAGCAGGCTGCAGCAGGTCCTTTGCAAGCCTGTGTAATGCAAAGAAACCAGCCTATCTTAGGTCAACGCGCTTTCAAAAGCACATTACAAGAATTTTCCAAATTCTGAACCTGGAGAATGACGAGCTCAGTCACCTTGCTAAACTGCTGGGCTGTGACATCAGGACTGACAGGGACTTTTATCGGTCACCAGAGGCAGCTGTGGATCTTGCAAAGATTGCTAAACTGCTTCTGGCAAAGGAAAAAGGGTCTCTTGAAAGATTTGAAGGAAACTCTCTAGGTGAAATTGAGATTGAAG atGAATTGGAGCCCGATGTGGAGAAATGCAGCCTTAAAACCAGTGATGTGAACAGGAAGAATGACGTATCAGATATCCAGCAGAGCG ATGACAGACAACTGACCCCAAAACAAGATGCCCTGGAGCACATCAAAGCTTGCAAAGACAAACCATTTCTGGGAGGAAAATATATTGACGCGTTTAAAG GGAGAGGTGTGTTCACTCATAAATCCATTGAACCATCTGCCTTTGTTGTTGAATATCGGGGGAACATCCTAACTTGCAAAGAAACCAAGAAAAAGAACTGCGGAGATGCTCTGGaatattatttgtttgatttttcatGGAATGGAACAAACTGGTG CATTGATGCCTCGGAGGAAGATGGGAGCCTTGGAAGGCTTGTGAATGATGACCATATAACTCCCAACTGTGAAATGAAGAAGATTGAATGGGAGGAAAAGCCACACTTGTGTCTGTTTGCGCTGAAGAAGATATCTGCAGGCGAGGAAATAACATACAACTATGGGGACTTACCTTACCCATGGCGCTCAGTG CAGGAGCCGAgtgaaaagcagaaaacctCACAAACAGACGTAAAAGGAACTGCTTCCTTCCCAGGGAATGAAAGG GCTGAGGCCTCTAGTTCAGCAGACTCCTGCTGTGGCGATGACTATGTCCCTGATGACCCAAGTAGTGATGATGACTCTTCAAGCAACAACAGACAGCAGCCTCAGGATTTCAGTGACATAACAGATTTTACAGAATTGGGATCCTCTAAACAGCAGAGCAAGAAGTCCATTGATGATTCATCCATCCAGCAAGAGAATGAGGAGGCTAACCTGGATGAAAACGCCTCCTATACCAACAGAAATCATTGTTATGTTTGCGGGAAAGCGCAGTCCAAACTTGCTCGTCAccttttcacccatagaaaacAAGAAGCTGAAATTGCTGAAGTGTTTGCGTTACCTCGATGCTCCAAGGAACGGAAAATTAGACTGCAGAAGTTACGGAACAGAGGAAACGACAAACATAACCAGGAGGTTTTGAAGACTGGCCGTGGAGAACTGaaagttagaaaaagaaaaaacttgcCGACCCTTTCAAGATCCTGTGCACCCTGCATATATTGCAAAGGGATGTATGATCGCAGAGAGATGTGGCAGCACTTACAAAAGTGCTTAGTCAGGAAGTCTCTAAAGCGTCCAACAGCTACAAACAATGAAAACTCTTCTTTGGTTGCCACTACAGTGACAACTCCCCAAGAAATCTCAGCAGATCTGAAAGAGATATTAAAAACTCTAAAGAACGATGAGATTTCTTCTGCAGTTTGGAATGATTCTTACATACTGCACTTGGCACAGTATTTGTGCCAAATGAAAGCAAAGAAGATAAAACATAAAGACCTCAAAAGGAAGCTAAGAGATATGGGAAGACTTCTGGTAGCACTAAGGAAAAAGTCGATATGCAGCTTTGAGGAGGCTCTGAAACCCAAAAACTTCAGCAAAGTTGTGGAAGCTGTCCGAGAAGTCTCTGGTTTTAATGGAGAGACGAACTCTTCTGATAGATCAGCTGCTTTCTTAAGACTGGGAAGGTCACTCAGGAAAATGGGCAACATGAAATACCACAGGGCTTTGAAAGAGGATGCTGATCTGGCAACAATACAGGAAGCAGAGACATTTATGGCACTGTGTGCAAAAGAATGGATGGCTGCTCCCCTATCAAAGTTAAAGGCAAACACTGCACCAAACATCCCGTTCACACACGACGTGCAACTTTTCTACCAGTACTTGGAAACGACGGCGGCTTCTGCAGTTAGTAGTCTCACGATGTATGAGAGCGCACCGGTCTATATTGCACTTCTCAGGGTGACAGTAGCACTGGTTTCAGTCTTAAACAAAAGTGCTTCAGATGTTTCAAGAATCACACTCCAGTCTTTCAATGAAAGGGAAGAGACTGAGCTTCAggaagatgctgctgttgtgcAATCACACTTTGAACAAATTCTGTGCAAACGTTTCATGAAGATCAAACTTATGAGCAAGTGTGGGAAGAAAGCGGAGAGCAAAAAAGTTGTTGTTACTTTGACCCCTGAACTGCTCAATGCAATAACCCTACTGGTGCACAAGAGAGAAGCGTGTGGTGTACATAAAAATAATCCCTTTTTATTTGCAAGGCCTGTCAACATATGTACAAGCTTCTTCCAGGGACACGTGTGTATCAACACCTTAGTACCTCGGTGCGGTGCAAAGAACCTGGAGAACCTCAGGTCTCAGTTTTTTCGTAAGCACATGGCAAAAATTTTCCAGATTCTCAGCCTCACAAATGATGAGCTTGGTCATTTAGCCAAACTGCTGGGTCGTGATATGCGAACAGACAGGGAGTACTACCAGATGCCAGAGGCAGCTGTTGACATTGCAAGGATCCTACAGCTACTCTCAGCAATGGAGAAAGGCTGCCTTGAAAAATTTGAAGGGAAGTCACTTGAGGAAATTGAGATTGAAGGTTTGTGCCTGGTTTAG
- the LOC137103935 gene encoding uncharacterized protein isoform X1 codes for MEQRRQLTPEQDALEHIVYYKDKPFLEERFIDCFKGRGVFTNKTIEPSTFVVEYRGIILCRKKPKPRKYDTVNKYLYEFTWKGAQWCTDASTEDGTLGRLVNDNNINPNCEMKKIEWEGKPHLCLFSVKKISPGEEITYNYGHSSYPWRSLESCVEPSTSNTDRYDTSPTSEKKHEDTSHSEEFGSVGDKIPESEQSHGSDGSDNESVQESPVQEDEASEGSDPCSDEDYEPDEADLSTDDDNPANEHKQKPKGLSITKKNFCYVCGKGLTKISRHLFKHAKDEPDIAEALALPKKSKERKNLLNELRNRGNYKHNQEVFRKNSGDLKPKRRPTATKFRAKAYVHCLYCRGMFSRAEMWRHVARCPKKVSHKVSKPGKKRVLNQIDAAESSLPENSQSDVWKLLSAMKQDETAFVIQNDNLLLQLARYLLEKYGSYQKEMRIRQRLREMGRLLLALHEKSIFSFEEAIKPKNFYKVVDTIKGMACFSEKTQSYKKPSLAIKLGHSLKNISIFLLNRTDNNEQTVADAKTFVALCAEEWNELVSHTAYASLNARNVNCPSTIPFTQDVQAFYMYLEATSASAIASIKMYESPQVYNALCRVTLAQAFVLNKGAYEVSRMTLKSFQESGDTTQVLSKNFIRINIPSKNGQNVAVLLTSELVNAITLLVSKRMSCGVHRDNPFLFAQPDGSDSSLYHGAGCSRSFASLCNAKKPAYLRSTRFQKHITRIFQILNLENDELSHLAKLLGCDIRTDRDFYRSPEAAVDLAKIAKLLLAKEKGSLERFEGNSLGEIEIEDELEPDVEKCSLKTSDVNRKNDVSDIQQSDDRQLTPKQDALEHIKACKDKPFLGGKYIDAFKGRGVFTHKSIEPSAFVVEYRGNILTCKETKKKNCGDALEYYLFDFSWNGTNWCIDASEEDGSLGRLVNDDHITPNCEMKKIEWEEKPHLCLFALKKISAGEEITYNYGDLPYPWRSVQEPSEKQKTSQTDVKGTASFPGNERAEASSSADSCCGDDYVPDDPSSDDDSSSNNRQQPQDFSDITDFTELGSSKQQSKKSIDDSSIQQENEEANLDENASYTNRNHCYVCGKAQSKLARHLFTHRKQEAEIAEVFALPRCSKERKIRLQKLRNRGNDKHNQEVLKTGRGELKVRKRKNLPTLSRSCAPCIYCKGMYDRREMWQHLQKCLVRKSLKRPTATNNENSSLVATTVTTPQEISADLKEILKTLKNDEISSAVWNDSYILHLAQYLCQMKAKKIKHKDLKRKLRDMGRLLVALRKKSICSFEEALKPKNFSKVVEAVREVSGFNGETNSSDRSAAFLRLGRSLRKMGNMKYHRALKEDADLATIQEAETFMALCAKEWMAAPLSKLKANTAPNIPFTHDVQLFYQYLETTAASAVSSLTMYESAPVYIALLRVTVALVSVLNKSASDVSRITLQSFNEREETELQEDAAVVQSHFEQILCKRFMKIKLMSKCGKKAESKKVVVTLTPELLNAITLLVHKREACGVHKNNPFLFARPVNICTSFFQGHVCINTLVPRCGAKNLENLRSQFFRKHMAKIFQILSLTNDELGHLAKLLGRDMRTDREYYQMPEAAVDIARILQLLSAMEKGCLEKFEGKSLEEIEIEGLCLV; via the exons ATGGAACAGAGAAGGCAACTGACTCCTGAGCAAGATGCCCTGGAGCACATAGTTTATTATAAAGATAAACCCTTTCTGGAAGAAAGGTTTATAGACTGCTTTAAAG GGAGAGGAGTGTTCACCAACAAAACCATTGAACCATCCACATTTGTTGTTGAATATCGTGGGATAATCTTATGTCGCAAAAAGCCAAAACCCAGGAAATATGATACtgtgaataaatatttatatgagTTCACATGGAAAGGAGCACAGTGGTG CACTGATGCCTCAACAGAAGATGGGACCCTTGGGAGGCTTGTGAATGATAATAACATAAATCCTAACTGTGAAATGAAGAAGATTGAATGGGAGGGGAAGCCACACTTGTGCctgttttctgtgaaaaaaatatctCCAGGCGAGGAGATAACATATAACTATGGGCACTCTTCTTACCCATGGCGCTCTTTG GAGTCCTGTGTTGAACCGAGTACTTCAAACACAGACCGTTATGATACATCACCAACAAGCGAAAAAAAG catGAGGACACTTCCCACTCTGAGGAATTCGGCTCTGTTGGTGATAAAATACCTGAGAGCGAACAAAGCCATGGCAGTGATGGCTCTGACAACGAGTCTGTGCAAGAGAGCCCTGTGCAAGAGGATGAGGCTTCTGAGGGCTCTGATCCGTGCTCTGATGAAGACTATGAACCAGATGAGGCAGATTTGAGCACAGATGACGATAACCCAGCTAATGAGCATAAACAAAAGCCTAAAGGCCTGTCAATAACCAAGAAAAATTTTTGTTACGTTTGCGGAAAAGGTTTGACTAAAATTTCTCGCCATCTTTTCAAGCATGCTAAAGATGAGCCAGATATTGCTGAAGCCTTAGCATTACCCAAAAAGTCCAAGGAACGAAAAAATCTGCTCAATGAGTTACGTAACAGAGGAAATTACAAACACAACCAAGAGGTGTTTAGGAAAAACAGTGgagatttaaaaccaaaaagacGACCCACGGCCACAAAATTCAGGGCTAAAGCATATGTGCACTGTCTGTATTGTAGAGGTATGTTTAGTCGTGCAGAGATGTGGAGGCACGTGGCCAGATGCCCTAAAAAAGTTTCACACAAGGTTTCAAAACCTGGCAAAAAGAGAGTCTTGAATCAAATTGATGCTGCTGAGTCATCATTGCCTGAGAATTCTCAATCTGATGTGTGGAAATTGCTTTCAGCCATGAAACAAGATGAGACTGCTTTCGTGATTCAAAATGATAACCTTCTCCTACAGCTGGCACGCTATCTATTGGAGAAGTATGGAAGTTATCAAAAAGAGATGCGCATCAGACAGAGGTTAAGAGAAATGGGAAGACTCTTGTTAGCGCTGCATGAAAAGTCGATTTTCAGCTTTGAAGAGGCTATAAAACCCAAAAACTTCTACAAAGTTGTTGATACCATCAAAGGCATGGCTTGTTTCAGTGAAAAGACACAGAGCTATAAAAAACCAAGTCTTGCTATAAAATTAGGACATTCACTCAAAAATatctccatcttcctcctcaACAGAACTGACAACAATGAGCAGACAGTGGCCGACGCTAAGACATTCGTGGCACTGTGTGCCGAAGAATGGAACGAGCTTGTCTCCCACACAGCCTATGCTTCGTTGAATGCGCGAAACGTAAACTGCCCATCTACAATACCTTTCACACAGGACGTGCAGGCTTTCTACATGTACTTAGAAGCAACATCAGCTTCTGCCATCGCATCCATTAAAATGTACGAAAGCCCACAGGTCTACAATGCACTTTGCAGAGTAACACTTGCACAAGCATTTGTCTTGAACAAAGGTGCATATGAGGTTTCAAGGATGACACTGAAGTCATTTCAGGAAAGTGGCGACACTACCCAGGTGTTGTCCAAAAACTTCATCAGAATAAACATCCCGAGCAAGAACGGACAAAATGTTGCCGTGTTGTTGACTTCTGAACTTGTCAATGCAATAACTCTCCTTGTGAGCAAGAGAATGTCATGTGGCGTACACAGAGACAATCCTTTCTTGTTTGCACAGCCTGATGGTTCAGATTCAAGCTTGTACCACGGAGCAGGCTGCAGCAGGTCCTTTGCAAGCCTGTGTAATGCAAAGAAACCAGCCTATCTTAGGTCAACGCGCTTTCAAAAGCACATTACAAGAATTTTCCAAATTCTGAACCTGGAGAATGACGAGCTCAGTCACCTTGCTAAACTGCTGGGCTGTGACATCAGGACTGACAGGGACTTTTATCGGTCACCAGAGGCAGCTGTGGATCTTGCAAAGATTGCTAAACTGCTTCTGGCAAAGGAAAAAGGGTCTCTTGAAAGATTTGAAGGAAACTCTCTAGGTGAAATTGAGATTGAAG atGAATTGGAGCCCGATGTGGAGAAATGCAGCCTTAAAACCAGTGATGTGAACAGGAAGAATGACGTATCAGATATCCAGCAGAGCG ATGACAGACAACTGACCCCAAAACAAGATGCCCTGGAGCACATCAAAGCTTGCAAAGACAAACCATTTCTGGGAGGAAAATATATTGACGCGTTTAAAG GGAGAGGTGTGTTCACTCATAAATCCATTGAACCATCTGCCTTTGTTGTTGAATATCGGGGGAACATCCTAACTTGCAAAGAAACCAAGAAAAAGAACTGCGGAGATGCTCTGGaatattatttgtttgatttttcatGGAATGGAACAAACTGGTG CATTGATGCCTCGGAGGAAGATGGGAGCCTTGGAAGGCTTGTGAATGATGACCATATAACTCCCAACTGTGAAATGAAGAAGATTGAATGGGAGGAAAAGCCACACTTGTGTCTGTTTGCGCTGAAGAAGATATCTGCAGGCGAGGAAATAACATACAACTATGGGGACTTACCTTACCCATGGCGCTCAGTG CAGGAGCCGAgtgaaaagcagaaaacctCACAAACAGACGTAAAAGGAACTGCTTCCTTCCCAGGGAATGAAAGG GCTGAGGCCTCTAGTTCAGCAGACTCCTGCTGTGGCGATGACTATGTCCCTGATGACCCAAGTAGTGATGATGACTCTTCAAGCAACAACAGACAGCAGCCTCAGGATTTCAGTGACATAACAGATTTTACAGAATTGGGATCCTCTAAACAGCAGAGCAAGAAGTCCATTGATGATTCATCCATCCAGCAAGAGAATGAGGAGGCTAACCTGGATGAAAACGCCTCCTATACCAACAGAAATCATTGTTATGTTTGCGGGAAAGCGCAGTCCAAACTTGCTCGTCAccttttcacccatagaaaacAAGAAGCTGAAATTGCTGAAGTGTTTGCGTTACCTCGATGCTCCAAGGAACGGAAAATTAGACTGCAGAAGTTACGGAACAGAGGAAACGACAAACATAACCAGGAGGTTTTGAAGACTGGCCGTGGAGAACTGaaagttagaaaaagaaaaaacttgcCGACCCTTTCAAGATCCTGTGCACCCTGCATATATTGCAAAGGGATGTATGATCGCAGAGAGATGTGGCAGCACTTACAAAAGTGCTTAGTCAGGAAGTCTCTAAAGCGTCCAACAGCTACAAACAATGAAAACTCTTCTTTGGTTGCCACTACAGTGACAACTCCCCAAGAAATCTCAGCAGATCTGAAAGAGATATTAAAAACTCTAAAGAACGATGAGATTTCTTCTGCAGTTTGGAATGATTCTTACATACTGCACTTGGCACAGTATTTGTGCCAAATGAAAGCAAAGAAGATAAAACATAAAGACCTCAAAAGGAAGCTAAGAGATATGGGAAGACTTCTGGTAGCACTAAGGAAAAAGTCGATATGCAGCTTTGAGGAGGCTCTGAAACCCAAAAACTTCAGCAAAGTTGTGGAAGCTGTCCGAGAAGTCTCTGGTTTTAATGGAGAGACGAACTCTTCTGATAGATCAGCTGCTTTCTTAAGACTGGGAAGGTCACTCAGGAAAATGGGCAACATGAAATACCACAGGGCTTTGAAAGAGGATGCTGATCTGGCAACAATACAGGAAGCAGAGACATTTATGGCACTGTGTGCAAAAGAATGGATGGCTGCTCCCCTATCAAAGTTAAAGGCAAACACTGCACCAAACATCCCGTTCACACACGACGTGCAACTTTTCTACCAGTACTTGGAAACGACGGCGGCTTCTGCAGTTAGTAGTCTCACGATGTATGAGAGCGCACCGGTCTATATTGCACTTCTCAGGGTGACAGTAGCACTGGTTTCAGTCTTAAACAAAAGTGCTTCAGATGTTTCAAGAATCACACTCCAGTCTTTCAATGAAAGGGAAGAGACTGAGCTTCAggaagatgctgctgttgtgcAATCACACTTTGAACAAATTCTGTGCAAACGTTTCATGAAGATCAAACTTATGAGCAAGTGTGGGAAGAAAGCGGAGAGCAAAAAAGTTGTTGTTACTTTGACCCCTGAACTGCTCAATGCAATAACCCTACTGGTGCACAAGAGAGAAGCGTGTGGTGTACATAAAAATAATCCCTTTTTATTTGCAAGGCCTGTCAACATATGTACAAGCTTCTTCCAGGGACACGTGTGTATCAACACCTTAGTACCTCGGTGCGGTGCAAAGAACCTGGAGAACCTCAGGTCTCAGTTTTTTCGTAAGCACATGGCAAAAATTTTCCAGATTCTCAGCCTCACAAATGATGAGCTTGGTCATTTAGCCAAACTGCTGGGTCGTGATATGCGAACAGACAGGGAGTACTACCAGATGCCAGAGGCAGCTGTTGACATTGCAAGGATCCTACAGCTACTCTCAGCAATGGAGAAAGGCTGCCTTGAAAAATTTGAAGGGAAGTCACTTGAGGAAATTGAGATTGAAGGTTTGTGCCTGGTTTAG